A portion of the Flavobacterium limnophilum genome contains these proteins:
- the hutH gene encoding histidine ammonia-lyase, with protein MDNTHYISTEVLSLATLQEIISFHKSLALSDEARVNIQKCRDYLDKKMASKTKPIYGINTGFGALCNVKISKENLSKLQENLVKSHACGTGDEVPAEIVKLMLLLKIQSLSYGHSGIQLQTVERLVDFYNNDVLPIVYTQGSLGASGDLAPLAHLALPLLGEGEVNFEGKKVHSSEVLKRFNWEPIVLQSKEGLALLNGTQFMSAYGVHILMKANKFSYFADLIGTISLEAFDGRIEPFHELIHFIRPHKGQIVTANRVKGFLEGSEIISQVKKHVQDPYSFRCIPQVHGASKDAIDYVKKVFKTEINSVTDNPNIFIESDQIISGGNFHGQPLALALDFVAIALAELGSISERRTFQLVSGLRNLPAFLVDNPGLNSGLMIPQYTAASIVSQNKQLATPSSVDSIVSSNGQEDHVSMGANGATKALKVMENLERILAIELLSASQAIEYRRPLESGDFIEMFLKAYREEVSLVKEDRILHYDIEKTITFLNSFEIEDDLLTIT; from the coding sequence ATGGACAACACTCATTATATAAGCACCGAAGTTCTTTCCTTGGCAACCCTCCAAGAAATTATTTCGTTTCATAAATCACTGGCGTTATCAGATGAAGCTAGGGTTAATATCCAGAAATGCAGGGATTATCTCGACAAGAAAATGGCTTCTAAAACAAAACCCATTTATGGCATCAATACCGGTTTTGGGGCTCTTTGCAACGTGAAAATATCCAAAGAAAATCTTTCGAAGCTTCAAGAAAATTTGGTCAAGTCGCATGCGTGCGGAACGGGAGACGAAGTGCCGGCCGAGATTGTCAAATTGATGCTGTTGCTCAAGATTCAATCCTTGAGTTACGGGCATTCCGGGATTCAGTTGCAAACCGTGGAACGTTTGGTAGATTTTTACAACAATGATGTTTTGCCTATAGTTTATACACAAGGTTCGCTGGGTGCTTCCGGTGATTTGGCACCTTTGGCCCATTTGGCCTTGCCTTTATTGGGCGAGGGAGAAGTGAATTTTGAAGGCAAAAAAGTACATTCCAGCGAGGTCTTGAAGCGGTTTAATTGGGAACCCATTGTTTTGCAATCCAAGGAAGGATTGGCTTTGCTAAACGGAACACAGTTTATGAGTGCTTATGGCGTGCATATTTTAATGAAGGCCAACAAGTTTTCTTATTTTGCGGATTTGATTGGAACGATATCCTTGGAAGCATTCGACGGTAGGATAGAGCCATTTCACGAGTTGATTCATTTTATTCGTCCGCACAAAGGGCAAATCGTGACGGCCAATCGGGTAAAAGGATTTCTGGAAGGCAGCGAGATTATCAGCCAAGTGAAAAAGCACGTTCAGGATCCGTATTCTTTTAGATGTATTCCGCAGGTTCACGGCGCATCGAAAGATGCCATTGATTATGTGAAGAAAGTTTTCAAGACCGAAATCAATTCGGTTACGGACAATCCTAATATCTTTATCGAAAGCGACCAGATTATTTCCGGGGGGAATTTTCACGGACAACCTTTGGCTTTGGCCCTGGATTTTGTGGCCATTGCCTTGGCGGAATTGGGTAGTATTTCCGAAAGGAGAACTTTTCAATTGGTATCGGGATTGCGAAATCTTCCTGCTTTTTTGGTGGACAATCCCGGCTTGAATTCAGGTTTGATGATTCCGCAATACACGGCTGCCAGCATTGTCAGCCAGAACAAGCAATTGGCAACGCCCTCCAGCGTGGACAGCATCGTGTCGAGCAACGGTCAGGAAGACCACGTGAGCATGGGGGCCAATGGAGCGACTAAAGCCTTGAAAGTGATGGAAAACCTGGAGCGTATTTTGGCCATCGAATTGCTAAGTGCTTCTCAAGCCATTGAATACAGAAGGCCATTGGAGTCGGGCGATTTTATCGAAATGTTTTTAAAAGCCTATCGCGAGGAAGTGTCTTTGGTGAAAGAAGATCGAATCCTGCATTACGATATTGAGAAAACAATTACTTTTTTGAATAGTTTTGAAATCGAAGACGATTTGTTAACAATTACTTAA
- a CDS encoding DUF47 domain-containing protein — MSINSIFQFLVPKDKKFFPLFEEASANLVQLASILHEAVNLPLKERNELFLKIDELEQRGEDITRQTNLELSKNFITPFDREDIHSLITSIDYVADNLHGAASRMRLYQVDKITKSIRKLTEINLEACQHIDIAVQELRDLKKMKNITSACAKISKLEAKSDNVYDKAVADLFENETDAKNIIKYKEVLSVLETATDKCKRVASVLESITVKHS, encoded by the coding sequence ATGTCAATAAATAGTATTTTTCAATTTTTGGTCCCAAAGGACAAAAAATTCTTTCCCCTTTTTGAGGAAGCATCAGCAAACTTAGTTCAATTGGCTTCCATTTTGCACGAAGCAGTCAATCTTCCATTGAAAGAAAGAAACGAACTTTTTTTAAAAATAGACGAATTAGAGCAAAGAGGAGAGGACATCACGCGTCAAACCAATCTTGAGTTGAGCAAAAACTTCATTACACCGTTCGACCGGGAAGACATTCACTCCTTGATTACTTCAATAGATTATGTAGCCGACAATCTTCATGGTGCCGCCAGTAGAATGCGTTTGTACCAAGTGGACAAGATTACGAAATCCATTAGAAAATTGACCGAGATTAATCTTGAGGCCTGCCAGCATATTGATATTGCCGTTCAAGAGTTGCGAGATTTGAAAAAGATGAAGAACATCACTTCTGCTTGTGCCAAAATCAGCAAACTAGAGGCTAAATCGGATAATGTTTATGATAAAGCCGTGGCCGATCTTTTTGAAAACGAAACTGACGCCAAGAACATTATCAAATACAAAGAAGTATTGTCTGTATTGGAAACAGCCACCGATAAATGTAAAAGAGTAGCGAGTGTTTTAGAATCTATTACTGTAAAACATTCGTAA
- a CDS encoding inorganic phosphate transporter, translating into MFTLLIVIIVLALIFDYINGFHDAANAIATVVATKVLTPFQAVLWAAFFNFLAYWVFGLGVANTVAKTANASEINLTVILAGVVAAIIWNLITWWQGIPSSSSHTLIGGFAGAAIAHAIAMHGFSDYTIMVDNVPETRHWYNIVSWYKAGKDGGMPSGVVIIIVFIVLAPLLGALISYLISIWLLNASKKSILPKLFTIALMIASVWFVYSQMIPFDKIEKPRFESSVFWSVVFESHNIKWFLVAFIILSISTFALVFSSLNMNKADAVLKKMQLLSSAAFSLGHGGNDSQKVMGIIAAAVAVYIKTSHSDLMNLPDWLQVVLPDDDKGIKGAMPEWIPLACYSAIAIGTLSGGWKIVKTMGSKITKVTSFEGVAAETAGALTLYFTEHFKVPVSTTHTITGSIIGVGLTKRVSAVRWGVTVSLLWAWVLTIPVSGLLAAFVYYVLSLFF; encoded by the coding sequence ATGTTTACTTTACTTATAGTTATTATAGTATTGGCCTTGATTTTTGATTACATTAATGGTTTTCATGATGCCGCCAATGCCATTGCCACGGTTGTCGCCACAAAGGTGCTGACGCCTTTTCAAGCGGTACTTTGGGCAGCTTTTTTTAATTTTCTGGCCTACTGGGTTTTTGGTTTGGGAGTGGCCAACACGGTCGCCAAAACAGCCAATGCAAGCGAGATTAATTTAACCGTGATTCTTGCGGGAGTCGTTGCTGCCATTATTTGGAATTTAATCACTTGGTGGCAAGGAATTCCTTCGAGTTCGTCACATACTTTAATTGGAGGTTTTGCGGGTGCAGCCATAGCCCATGCAATCGCCATGCATGGATTTTCGGATTATACTATTATGGTAGATAACGTGCCAGAAACCAGGCATTGGTATAATATTGTAAGTTGGTACAAAGCTGGAAAAGATGGTGGAATGCCTTCAGGAGTTGTCATCATCATTGTGTTTATCGTTTTGGCGCCCTTGTTGGGAGCCTTAATTTCGTATTTGATTTCTATTTGGTTGTTGAATGCTTCCAAGAAAAGCATTTTGCCCAAGTTGTTTACCATCGCATTGATGATAGCATCAGTTTGGTTTGTTTATAGCCAAATGATCCCGTTTGACAAAATCGAGAAACCTCGTTTCGAATCGTCCGTTTTTTGGAGTGTCGTATTTGAATCGCACAATATCAAATGGTTTTTGGTTGCTTTTATCATCCTGTCTATTTCAACTTTCGCTTTAGTATTTAGCAGTTTGAACATGAACAAAGCCGATGCCGTTTTGAAAAAAATGCAATTGTTGTCATCCGCTGCCTTTAGTTTGGGACACGGTGGAAACGATTCGCAAAAAGTAATGGGTATCATTGCGGCTGCAGTTGCGGTTTATATCAAAACCAGCCATAGTGATCTTATGAATCTTCCAGATTGGTTGCAAGTAGTGCTTCCGGATGACGATAAAGGGATAAAAGGTGCAATGCCGGAATGGATTCCTTTGGCTTGTTATTCAGCCATTGCCATTGGAACCTTGAGTGGTGGATGGAAAATCGTAAAAACTATGGGTTCCAAAATCACGAAAGTAACCTCATTTGAAGGGGTTGCCGCCGAAACTGCGGGAGCTTTGACGCTTTACTTTACGGAACATTTTAAAGTGCCGGTAAGTACCACACATACTATTACAGGTTCTATTATCGGAGTTGGTTTGACCAAACGTGTTTCGGCCGTTCGTTGGGGCGTGACTGTAAGTTTACTATGGGCTTGGGTATTGACGATTCCTGTTTCGGGATTGTTGGCTGCCTTTGTTTATTACGTGCTTAGTTTGTTCTTTTAG
- the secA gene encoding preprotein translocase subunit SecA, protein MSFINSIIKAFVGDKSQKDVKALQPYLTKIKTFESGLAALSNDELRARTVFFKEKIKQDRSEKDAKIASLKLEAENVEDIDKREDIYVAIDALEKEAYEISEKTLMEILPEAFAVVKETARRFKENTQIQVTATAKDRELSATKTYITLDGDNAIWSNSWSAAGKAITWDMIHYDVQLIGGMVLHEGKIAEMQTGEGKTLVATLPLYLNALTGNGVHLVTVNDYLAKRDSTWKAPLFEFHGLTVDCIDNHQPNSEGRKKAYDADITYGTNNEFGFDYLRDNMAHSPNDLVQRKHNYAIVDEVDSVLIDDARTPLIISGPVPEGDRHEFNELKPKIENLVALQRQLANGFLSEAKKLIKEGNTKDGGFLLLRAHRSLPKNKALIKYLSEEGIKQLLQKTENAYMENNNKEMPKVDEALYFVIEEKNNQVELTDNGIKFLSGDTDSDFFVLPDIGTEIAAIEKKNLDKDAEAEEKEKLFQDFGVKSERIHTLTQLLKAYSLFEKDVEYVIMDNKIMIVDEQTGRIMDGRRYSDGLHQAIEAKENVKIEDATQTFATVTLQNYFRMYSKLGGMTGTAVTEAGELWQIYKLDVVEIPTNRPMMRKDKEDFIYKTTREKFNAVIEDVTELSKAGRPVLIGTTSVEISELLSRMLKMRGIEHNVLNAKMHKQEAQIVEEAGKPGVVTIATNMAGRGTDIKLSAEVKAAGGLAIVGTERHDSRRVDRQLRGRAGRQGDPGSSQFYVSLEDNLMRLFGSERVAKVMDRMGLQEGEVIQHSMMTKSIERAQKKVEENNFGVRKRLLEYDDVMNAQREVVYKRRRHALHGERLKLDIANMLYDTCDLIVSDNKPTNDFKNFEFELIRYFSITSPVSESDFSRLTDIELTGKVYKAALAFYTEKTERSAREAFPIISNVYEDKNNQFERIIVPFTDGIKSLNVVTDLKKAYETKGNQLVADFEKNITLAIVDEAWKKHLRKMDELKQSVQLAVHEQKDPLLIYKFEAFKLFSSMLNGINKEVISFLFKGDLPQQVAAPAIQEAKEVRQKEDYTTSKDEIVSSESANREAGQTQQRHVTETIVRDQPKINRNDNVTIKQVATGKTETMKFKKAETLLASGEWVIVHE, encoded by the coding sequence ATGAGTTTCATAAATAGCATTATCAAAGCCTTCGTGGGTGATAAATCGCAGAAAGATGTCAAGGCTTTACAACCTTATTTAACCAAAATCAAGACTTTCGAAAGTGGATTGGCCGCATTGTCCAATGACGAGCTAAGAGCCAGAACGGTCTTCTTCAAAGAAAAAATAAAACAAGACCGCTCTGAAAAAGATGCTAAAATTGCTTCACTCAAACTGGAAGCGGAAAACGTTGAAGACATTGACAAACGTGAAGACATTTACGTAGCCATCGATGCCTTGGAAAAAGAAGCTTACGAAATCTCGGAAAAAACCTTGATGGAAATCTTGCCGGAAGCTTTTGCCGTAGTAAAAGAAACCGCCAGAAGATTCAAGGAAAACACCCAAATACAAGTAACCGCAACGGCCAAAGACCGCGAACTTTCGGCTACGAAAACTTATATTACATTGGACGGTGACAATGCCATTTGGTCCAATTCATGGAGTGCTGCCGGTAAAGCCATTACTTGGGACATGATTCATTATGACGTCCAATTAATTGGTGGAATGGTCTTGCACGAAGGTAAAATTGCCGAAATGCAAACTGGGGAAGGAAAAACATTGGTGGCCACCTTGCCGCTGTACTTGAATGCCTTGACCGGAAACGGAGTGCATTTGGTAACAGTGAATGATTACTTGGCCAAACGTGACAGTACTTGGAAAGCGCCTTTATTCGAATTTCACGGTTTGACCGTGGATTGTATCGACAATCACCAACCCAATTCCGAAGGTAGAAAAAAAGCCTACGATGCCGACATCACTTACGGAACAAACAACGAGTTTGGTTTTGATTATTTGAGAGACAACATGGCGCATTCTCCAAATGATTTGGTACAACGCAAACACAATTATGCCATTGTCGACGAGGTCGATTCGGTATTGATTGATGATGCCCGTACACCCTTGATTATTTCTGGGCCGGTTCCGGAAGGAGATCGTCATGAATTCAATGAATTGAAACCAAAAATCGAAAACTTGGTGGCGTTGCAAAGACAATTGGCCAATGGTTTCCTGTCGGAAGCCAAGAAATTAATCAAGGAAGGCAATACAAAAGACGGAGGTTTTCTATTATTGAGAGCGCACAGAAGTTTACCAAAAAACAAAGCGTTAATCAAATATTTGAGTGAAGAAGGAATCAAACAATTGCTTCAAAAAACCGAAAACGCCTATATGGAGAACAACAACAAGGAAATGCCGAAAGTGGATGAAGCCTTGTATTTTGTAATCGAAGAAAAAAACAACCAAGTAGAATTGACCGACAACGGAATTAAATTCCTTTCGGGAGATACCGACAGCGACTTTTTTGTGCTTCCAGACATTGGAACCGAAATTGCCGCCATCGAAAAGAAAAACTTGGATAAAGACGCCGAAGCCGAAGAAAAGGAAAAATTATTCCAGGATTTCGGAGTGAAAAGCGAACGTATCCATACTTTGACACAACTTTTAAAAGCCTATTCGCTTTTCGAAAAAGACGTGGAATACGTGATCATGGACAACAAAATCATGATTGTCGATGAGCAAACCGGTCGTATCATGGACGGTCGTCGTTATTCTGACGGTTTGCACCAAGCCATTGAAGCCAAGGAAAACGTAAAAATCGAGGACGCAACCCAAACATTTGCAACGGTAACCTTGCAAAACTATTTCAGGATGTACAGCAAATTGGGCGGTATGACTGGAACAGCCGTTACGGAAGCTGGCGAGTTGTGGCAAATATACAAATTGGACGTGGTAGAAATTCCTACCAACAGACCAATGATGCGAAAAGACAAGGAAGATTTTATCTATAAAACTACCCGTGAAAAATTCAATGCCGTAATCGAGGACGTAACCGAATTATCGAAAGCCGGAAGACCGGTTTTGATTGGAACAACATCCGTGGAAATTTCGGAATTGTTGAGCCGAATGTTGAAAATGAGAGGTATCGAACACAACGTCTTGAATGCAAAAATGCACAAACAAGAGGCGCAAATCGTGGAAGAAGCAGGAAAACCAGGAGTGGTAACCATAGCCACCAATATGGCGGGTCGTGGAACGGATATTAAACTGTCTGCCGAGGTGAAAGCTGCCGGTGGTTTGGCCATCGTGGGTACGGAACGTCACGATTCACGTCGTGTGGACCGTCAGTTGCGTGGTCGTGCCGGTCGTCAAGGAGATCCGGGAAGTTCCCAGTTTTATGTTTCGCTCGAAGACAACTTAATGCGTCTATTTGGTTCCGAAAGAGTAGCCAAAGTAATGGACAGAATGGGATTGCAAGAAGGTGAAGTGATCCAACATTCGATGATGACCAAATCTATCGAAAGAGCCCAGAAAAAAGTGGAAGAAAACAACTTTGGTGTTCGTAAGCGTTTGTTGGAATACGATGACGTGATGAATGCCCAACGTGAAGTGGTTTACAAACGCCGTCGTCACGCTTTGCATGGAGAACGTTTGAAACTCGATATCGCCAATATGTTGTATGACACCTGCGATTTAATTGTAAGCGACAACAAACCGACCAACGATTTCAAAAACTTCGAATTCGAATTGATTCGTTATTTCTCCATCACTTCCCCGGTTTCTGAAAGCGATTTCAGCAGATTGACGGATATAGAATTGACCGGAAAAGTGTACAAAGCGGCTTTGGCATTTTATACCGAAAAAACAGAACGCAGCGCGAGAGAAGCATTCCCTATCATCAGCAATGTGTATGAAGACAAAAACAACCAATTCGAGCGCATCATCGTTCCCTTTACGGATGGAATCAAATCCTTGAACGTGGTCACCGATTTGAAAAAAGCCTACGAAACCAAAGGAAACCAATTGGTTGCCGATTTTGAAAAAAACATCACTTTGGCCATTGTCGATGAAGCCTGGAAAAAACATTTACGCAAAATGGACGAGTTGAAACAATCGGTTCAATTGGCGGTTCACGAACAAAAAGATCCTTTGCTTATCTACAAATTCGAAGCTTTCAAATTGTTTAGTTCCATGCTGAACGGCATCAACAAAGAAGTTATTTCGTTCTTGTTCAAAGGGGATTTGCCGCAACAAGTGGCTGCTCCTGCAATTCAAGAAGCCAAAGAAGTGCGTCAGAAAGAAGACTATACTACCAGTAAAGACGAAATTGTTTCCAGCGAAAGCGCCAATCGCGAAGCAGGACAAACGCAACAACGTCATGTTACGGAAACCATTGTTCGCGACCAACCAAAAATCAATCGCAACGACAACGTAACCATCAAACAAGTGGCTACCGGAAAAACCGAAACGATGAAGTTCAAAAAAGCCGAAACTTTATTGGCTTCAGGAGAATGGGTCATCGTTCACGAATAA
- a CDS encoding DUF2795 domain-containing protein, whose product MYWTLELASYLSDAPWPANKDELIDYAIRAGAPLEVVENLQSIEDEGEIYESMEEIWPDYPTDEDYLWNEDEY is encoded by the coding sequence ATGTATTGGACATTAGAATTAGCATCCTACCTAAGCGATGCACCGTGGCCTGCTAACAAAGATGAACTTATCGACTACGCTATTAGAGCTGGAGCACCATTAGAAGTAGTGGAAAACTTACAGTCAATAGAGGATGAAGGGGAGATATATGAATCGATGGAAGAAATTTGGCCGGATTATCCTACTGACGAAGATTATCTTTGGAACGAGGACGAATATTAA
- a CDS encoding cob(I)yrinic acid a,c-diamide adenosyltransferase, producing the protein MKIYTKTGDKGTTALFGGTRVPKDHIRIESYGTVDELNSHIGLIRDQEINPHYKKILIEIQDRLFTVGAILATPPEKEVKKNGELRLQKLGIVESDIELLEKEIDTMEEALPPMTHFVLPGGHTTVSYCHIARCVCRRAERLAVHLDHNEAVAEIVIMYLNRLSDYLFVLARKLSNDLNAEEVKWIPRK; encoded by the coding sequence ATGAAAATCTACACAAAAACCGGCGATAAAGGAACCACGGCACTTTTTGGCGGAACGCGAGTTCCAAAAGACCACATCCGCATAGAAAGTTACGGCACGGTTGACGAATTGAATTCCCATATTGGACTAATTCGGGATCAAGAAATAAATCCGCATTACAAAAAAATCCTGATTGAAATTCAGGATCGATTGTTTACCGTGGGTGCTATTCTCGCCACTCCGCCCGAAAAAGAAGTGAAGAAAAATGGCGAATTGCGACTGCAAAAACTCGGAATTGTGGAAAGCGACATCGAATTGCTCGAAAAGGAAATTGACACAATGGAAGAAGCACTTCCGCCAATGACCCATTTCGTTTTACCCGGCGGACACACTACCGTGTCATATTGTCATATTGCCCGCTGCGTTTGCCGTCGTGCAGAACGTTTGGCCGTGCATTTAGACCACAATGAAGCCGTAGCCGAAATCGTTATTATGTACTTAAACCGACTTTCTGACTACCTTTTTGTATTGGCACGAAAGTTGTCGAACGATTTGAACGCCGAGGAAGTAAAATGGATTCCGAGAAAATAG
- a CDS encoding ABC transporter ATP-binding protein yields MSKPLIKITNIKRDFVLGNEIVYVLKGIDLEIKKGEYVALMGPSGSGKSTLMNLLGCLDTPTSGTYILNGKDVSQMHDDELAEIRNKEIGFVFQTFNLLPRTTALDNVALPMIYAGYSKSERRARATKVLEQVNLADRMDHQPNQLSGGQRQRVAIARALVNKPSIILADEPTGNLDSKTSEEIMNLLEEIHANGNTIIVVTHEEEIAAHAKRIIRLRDGMIESDTSK; encoded by the coding sequence ATGTCAAAACCATTAATAAAAATAACCAATATCAAAAGAGATTTTGTTCTTGGAAACGAAATCGTGTATGTACTCAAAGGCATCGATTTAGAAATTAAAAAAGGGGAATACGTGGCACTTATGGGACCTTCGGGTTCCGGAAAATCAACCTTGATGAATCTTTTGGGATGTCTGGACACGCCTACTTCGGGAACTTATATCCTCAACGGAAAAGACGTGAGCCAAATGCACGATGATGAATTGGCCGAAATCCGCAACAAAGAAATAGGTTTTGTATTCCAAACGTTCAATCTTTTGCCAAGAACAACGGCATTGGACAACGTGGCCTTGCCAATGATTTATGCTGGATATTCCAAATCCGAAAGAAGAGCCCGAGCTACCAAAGTTTTGGAACAAGTCAATTTGGCCGACAGAATGGACCATCAACCCAACCAACTTTCGGGAGGACAAAGACAAAGAGTTGCCATTGCAAGAGCCTTGGTCAACAAACCTTCCATCATTCTTGCCGATGAACCCACCGGAAATTTGGACAGTAAAACATCCGAGGAAATCATGAATCTTTTGGAAGAAATTCATGCCAATGGCAATACCATTATCGTCGTAACCCACGAAGAAGAAATCGCTGCCCACGCAAAGAGAATTATTCGTTTGCGAGATGGAATGATTGAAAGCGACACTTCAAAATAG
- a CDS encoding carbonic anhydrase, with protein sequence MDIKKIFENNRNWIVKQLKIDPNYFKKLSKGQSPEFLYIGCSDSRVSAEELMGLEPGDVFVHRNIANMVPNTDLNSMSVINYAVVHLKVNHIIVCGHYGCGGVHAAMQQSDLGILNPWLRNIRDVYRIHRKVLDTITNEEEKYKKLIELNVQEQCINIIKTAEVQKANNERELKVYGWIFDIHSGKLIDLNINFAEILKDITKIYKISD encoded by the coding sequence ATGGATATCAAAAAAATATTTGAGAACAACCGAAATTGGATTGTCAAACAACTCAAAATAGACCCAAATTATTTCAAAAAATTGTCAAAAGGACAATCGCCCGAGTTTCTGTACATTGGTTGTTCCGACAGCCGTGTTTCAGCCGAAGAGCTTATGGGCCTGGAACCTGGAGACGTTTTCGTGCATCGCAATATTGCCAACATGGTTCCCAATACCGACCTCAACTCGATGTCGGTAATCAATTATGCCGTGGTGCATTTGAAAGTAAACCACATTATCGTTTGCGGACACTATGGCTGCGGAGGTGTGCATGCCGCGATGCAACAATCGGATTTGGGTATCTTGAATCCTTGGTTGAGAAACATTCGCGACGTGTACCGAATTCATCGAAAAGTACTCGACACCATCACCAATGAGGAGGAAAAATATAAAAAATTAATCGAATTGAATGTTCAGGAACAGTGCATCAACATTATTAAAACTGCCGAAGTCCAGAAAGCCAACAACGAACGTGAATTGAAAGTATATGGATGGATTTTTGACATTCACAGCGGCAAATTAATAGACCTGAACATCAACTTTGCAGAAATATTGAAGGACATCACCAAGATTTACAAAATATCGGACTAA
- a CDS encoding O-methyltransferase gives MLFQIKSCLKFLWNSKNEHAVHSPFVFNLITKCFYDKKPKPEYEVLKNYRNSLLANKNTIEVTDFGAGSKVFKSNTRQIAKIAKTAGIIPKRAELLFRITNYFQPATILEIGTSLGLATSALALANPKASIITLEGCPNTRTIAKNQLQLFNCDNVNCVETDFLSYLQNCQLKTANCQLIYFDGNHSKTATLDYFELLLPTITNDTVWIFDDIHWSPEMEKAWEIIKQHPKVTVTIDTFQWGLVFFRREQPKEHFVIRT, from the coding sequence ATGCTATTCCAAATCAAATCCTGTCTCAAATTCCTCTGGAACTCCAAAAACGAACACGCCGTGCATTCACCATTTGTGTTCAATTTGATAACCAAATGTTTTTATGACAAGAAACCAAAACCCGAATATGAAGTTTTAAAAAACTACCGAAACTCGCTTTTGGCAAATAAAAACACGATTGAAGTAACCGATTTTGGTGCGGGTTCCAAAGTTTTCAAATCGAATACCAGACAAATTGCCAAAATTGCCAAAACTGCCGGAATCATTCCAAAACGCGCCGAATTATTGTTTCGAATCACGAATTATTTTCAGCCAGCTACGATTTTGGAAATTGGCACTTCATTAGGATTGGCTACTTCTGCCCTGGCCTTGGCAAATCCAAAAGCATCTATTATAACATTGGAAGGTTGTCCAAATACAAGGACAATTGCAAAAAATCAATTGCAATTATTCAATTGTGACAATGTAAATTGTGTTGAAACCGATTTTTTGAGTTATTTACAAAACTGCCAACTGAAAACTGCCAACTGCCAACTGATTTATTTCGACGGAAATCATTCCAAAACCGCCACTTTAGACTATTTCGAACTTTTATTGCCAACTATTACAAACGACACAGTGTGGATTTTCGACGACATTCATTGGTCGCCCGAAATGGAAAAAGCTTGGGAAATTATCAAACAACATCCTAAAGTGACCGTTACTATTGATACGTTTCAATGGGGATTGGTTTTCTTTAGAAGAGAACAACCAAAAGAGCATTTTGTGATTAGAACCTAG